The following is a genomic window from Candidatus Saccharimonadales bacterium.
TCGACCACAAACACGCCGCCAATTATCGGCAGTAATACCAACGTATCAGTCAGCATAGCCACAACTCCCAGGGCGGTACCCAACGCAAACGAGCCAACATCGCCCATAAAAAACCGTGCCGGGAAGATATTGAACCAGACATAAGCAATTAACGCACCGGTAATAGTCAGACAAAAGCCGGCGATACCAAAGTTTCCTTGTAAGAAAGCGATCGTGCCGAACGAGCTAAAGGCTGAAACCAACAACCCGCCGGCCAGACCGTCCAAACCATCAGAGATATTAACGGCATTGGCCGTCGCCACCACGACAAAGGCAAAAATCGGAACCAACAGCCACTCGACGGCCACCTGGCCGAAAAAAGTAACGTTGATGGAGTCATAGCCCAGCTTATTATAAAAATACCAGCCGCCGCCGATAGCTATCAGGCTGATCAACCCAAACTTTAACGACGAACGCAAACCAGCTATTCCTCGGGCGCTGCCGCGGATATTGATGATGTCGTCGATTAGACCGACGCCACCGGCCGCGAGAGTGGCAGCCAGTGGCAACCAAGTTTGCTCGCGCGTCCAATTAAACGACAAAGTAACTATGGTGATAGCCACAAGTCCGATGACCCCGGCCATGGTCGGTATTAATCGACGGTGCTTATCGGCGTGGAGTCTGGTAAAAACGGCGGCCTTTTCACCCGTGATAGCATTTTCTCGCGGTTTTTTCCAAAACTTGTAACGATAGGCCAGCGAGGTGTACAGCGGGGTGATTATCACGGCCAGAACCAATGCTAAGAAGCCTAAGATAAAAACTCTGATTAATTCGTCCTGAAAATCGATGAGTTCTAACATATTAAGCCCTACTACCTTACCGGTGATAGCCGGTAATAATCAATTATTTGGTTCGAAATATTAGCGAAGATTGGCGCCGCCGCTACCGTACCGGCATAACCCGGTATGCCCGGTTCATCGACCTTTATCATAATAACGTACGCTGGCTTATCCCCGGCTCCAAAACCAAGAAACGACCCAGTTTCTAAGTAGTCGCTGTAAGTGCCGTCAGCCGCTAATTTTTGCGAGGTACCGGTCTTACCGCCGATGATATAACCCGCCCGTTTGGCCGAGAAACCGCCACCCAGCTGGACAACTTTCTCCATCATGGCCCGGATTTGACGCGAAGTCTTATCACTTACAACCGTTCTTAAGGCTTTGGGCGCCGACACCATGTCGTCACCACTCAGCCGATCAATCCGGGAATGAACCAGATAGGGCTGGAAATAAGTACCGCCATTGACCAGAGCGCTATAGGCGGCCACAGTTTGAAGCATTGTCAAAGTCATACCCTGGCCGAAAGTCATATTGGCGTATTTAACGTTATTCCCCTCGCCTGAATCCGGGGCGTAAAGCACGCCGGCGGCTTCGGCCGCTTGCTCGACACCGGTTAACGAGCCGAAACCATAGTGCTTGGTAAAGTAGTCAAACAGCACGTTGCGTCCTGTTTGATTGACCTGATCGGCGCCACCGAGCTCTTTTAATACATGAACCACGCCGGTATTGACCGATTTTTGGATAACTTCGGTCATCGTTCGGCTGACCCCGCCGGACACCCCGGCGTTCTCGATGCGTTTGTCGTCAACCTGGACGAACCCGGCGTCAAAATAAGTGCTCTGGGGGGTAATCTTGCCCTCGTTCAACCCGGCCGACATGGTGAACGGTTTGGCTACCGAGCCAACCTCATAAGGGGTCGATACCACCCCGTTAAGATAAACGGCGGCGTCTTTCACGGCGGAAAATTTTGCCGGCGCATAGGATGGGTAGTTTGCCATGGCCAAAATCGCGCCGCTACTTGGATCGATAACGATGGCGCTGCCGGATTTGGCGCTAGCCGCTTTAACACCGTTAGCTAACGCCTGTTCAGCCGCCCGCTGGATGTAACGGTCAATCGTCAGCACCACGTCGGTACCGTCTTGGGAGTCCTTAATGATACTGTCATCATCCGACGTTAAGGGGATACCATTAACGTCGGTTACCGCTCTGAGCAAGCCTGGCTCGCCGGCTAGTTCGTCGTTTAAGAAACCCTCAACCCCGTATTGGCCAGTACCGTCGTCGTTGACAAACCCGAGTAGCTGGGCAGCTAGGTTGCCCTCCGGATAAGTTCGGTAGGTGGCGTCTTGCAGGCCGATTCCGGCCAGTGCCAGTTTCTCGATTTCTCGGGCCTGAACAGCATTTAGTCGTTTTTTTAGCACAACATAATAATTGTCGGTAGTGGCCATTTCTCGGCGATATACTTCAATATCGCCGCCGATTACACCAGCCACAGCTTTGGCCGCGGCCAACGGATCAGTTACATAGCGCGGGTCGGCATAAAGCGTTGGTTGGAGATCGTTTAGAACCAGTGGTACCTTACTATCCCCTTCCCGGGCATAAATTCGTCCTCGATCGGGAGCAATCTCGTACTTTTTTAGCTGTTCGTTGAGCGCCGAGTTAGCATAAGTTTCACCCTCAAGTACCTGTAAATTAAATAGCCGCAGCGAAAAGATACCGCCGATAAGAACTAGTATCGCGTATAAAACCCTGATTCGCTGAGTCATTGTGGCCCTCGTTTATGGCTGAGTAAATTCTATCTGGCCGTTGCTTTGCAGCGACTTAGCGACATCGCTGTTCCTGATCGCCTCTAGCGACTGCAAACGAGAGGCTTCGTCTTCCAGCTGCTGGTTTTCCTCGACCAACTCGGCCCGTTTTGTCTGTAAATCATTGACTTGATAGCCAAACGCGGTTGTCTTAGTAATCTGGGTAAGATACATCAATCCCAGAATCACAATCATCAGCGCAACGAACAAAGCATGGGAAATCGGCCCTAAGCGGCGGCTGATCGGCGTGTACTTGGCAGTGTTTTGATTGCGTTTTAATACTTGGTGTTGAGAGGTAAGAGCATATGGTTGCATGTGGTGGTTTTTATGTTTATTTTTATGTTTGTTTTTTTACCCTGTCGCGCCCGCTGCCGTTAGTTATACAGGCAGCGGGCTGATGAGAGGGCTTATCCGACCCGAACTTGGACCCGATAAGACCGCGAAGGGCTTTTTCTGACTTGGATCAGCATGTACTACTGCTCCCTTCTTTTTTG
Proteins encoded in this region:
- a CDS encoding penicillin-binding protein 2, which encodes MTQRIRVLYAILVLIGGIFSLRLFNLQVLEGETYANSALNEQLKKYEIAPDRGRIYAREGDSKVPLVLNDLQPTLYADPRYVTDPLAAAKAVAGVIGGDIEVYRREMATTDNYYVVLKKRLNAVQAREIEKLALAGIGLQDATYRTYPEGNLAAQLLGFVNDDGTGQYGVEGFLNDELAGEPGLLRAVTDVNGIPLTSDDDSIIKDSQDGTDVVLTIDRYIQRAAEQALANGVKAASAKSGSAIVIDPSSGAILAMANYPSYAPAKFSAVKDAAVYLNGVVSTPYEVGSVAKPFTMSAGLNEGKITPQSTYFDAGFVQVDDKRIENAGVSGGVSRTMTEVIQKSVNTGVVHVLKELGGADQVNQTGRNVLFDYFTKHYGFGSLTGVEQAAEAAGVLYAPDSGEGNNVKYANMTFGQGMTLTMLQTVAAYSALVNGGTYFQPYLVHSRIDRLSGDDMVSAPKALRTVVSDKTSRQIRAMMEKVVQLGGGFSAKRAGYIIGGKTGTSQKLAADGTYSDYLETGSFLGFGAGDKPAYVIMIKVDEPGIPGYAGTVAAAPIFANISNQIIDYYRLSPVR
- the mraY gene encoding phospho-N-acetylmuramoyl-pentapeptide-transferase; the protein is MLELIDFQDELIRVFILGFLALVLAVIITPLYTSLAYRYKFWKKPRENAITGEKAAVFTRLHADKHRRLIPTMAGVIGLVAITIVTLSFNWTREQTWLPLAATLAAGGVGLIDDIINIRGSARGIAGLRSSLKFGLISLIAIGGGWYFYNKLGYDSINVTFFGQVAVEWLLVPIFAFVVVATANAVNISDGLDGLAGGLLVSAFSSFGTIAFLQGNFGIAGFCLTITGALIAYVWFNIFPARFFMGDVGSFALGTALGVVAMLTDTLVLLPIIGGVFVVEAGSSLAQIMSKRLRGKKILLSAPIHHHFEAVGWPETKVTMRFWVVGQVLAVTGIALALVGGNI